The Ascaphus truei isolate aAscTru1 chromosome 18, aAscTru1.hap1, whole genome shotgun sequence genome window below encodes:
- the LOC142469277 gene encoding cholesterol side-chain cleavage enzyme, mitochondrial-like, whose protein sequence is MLHLRRLPALPGAPGLRSCHSVLGIPPVDAVPAPGCTPLPYEQLPGDWGRGWRGLYRFWRKDGFHNIHHLMVENFQRYGPIYRETLGTYDSVHILHPGDAASLFQVEGPYPERLRVQPWVEYRDYRNKRYGVLLKSGEEWRCHRLALNREVLSVAGVARFLPLLDQVGQDFVRRAYTQVERSGRGKWTADLSNELFRFALESVSYVLYGQRLGLLQDYIDPEAQKFIDSVTLMFHTSAPMLYLPPRLLRGINSRIWTDHVRAWDAIFNHADSCIQGIYGALKQRSDSVYSGVLSSLLLQEQLPLEDIKASVTELMAGGVDTTSMTLQWAMYELARSPGVQERLRSEVTVAREASGSDITTLLKSIPLVKAAVKETLRLHPVAITLQRYTQRETVIQNYLIPQGTLVQVGLYAMGRNPDIFPSPERFSPERWLGRVSTHFKGLGFGFGPRQCVGRRIAEMEMQLFLVHILENFKIEVNRMSEVGTTFNLILYPSKPILLTLRPLK, encoded by the exons ATGCTGCACCTCCGcaggctgccagctctccccGGCGCCCCTGGGCTGCGgagctgccactctgtgctggggATCCCCCCCGTGGATGCCGTGCCCGCCCCGGGGTGCACCCCCTTACCCTATGAGCAGTTGCCCGGAGACTGGGGGCGCGGCTGGCGAGGGCTCTATCGCTTCTGGAGGAAGGACGGATTCCACAACATCCATCACCTGATGGTGGAGAACTTCCAGCGCTACGGCCCCATATACAG GGAGACCTTGGGTACGTACGACAGTGTGCACATCCTGCACCCAGGAGACGCGGCGTCTCTGTTCCAGGTGGAGGGTCCCTACCCCGAGCGTCTCAGGGTGCAGCCGTGGGTGGAATATCGTGACTATCGCAACAAGAGATACGGGGTGCTTctcaa GAGCGGTGAGGAGTGGCGCTGTCACCGGCTGGCGCTGAACCGTGAGGTGCTGTCTGTCGCCGGGGTTGCCCGCTTCCTGCCGCTGCTGGACCAGGTGGGGCAGGACTTTGTCCGTAGAGCTTACACTCAGGTGGAGAGGAGCGGCCGGGGGAAGTGGACAGCTGACTTGTCCAATGAGCTCTTCCGATTCGCACTGGAGT CGGTGAGCTACGTCTTATATGGCCAGCGTCTCGGACTCCTCCAGGATTATATAGACCCCGAGGCTCAGAAGTTTATAGACTCCGTGACTCTCATGTTCCACACCAGCGCTCCGATGCTGTATTTGCCCCCTCGCCTGCTCCGGGGCATCAACTCAAGAATATGGACTGACCATGTCCGGGCCTGGGACGCCATCTTTAACCACG ctGATAGCTGTATACAGGGTATATACGGGGCCCTGAAGCAGCGGTCAGACAGTGTGTATTCCGGGGTCCTGTCCAGTCTTCTCCTGCAGGAGCAGCTTCCTCTAGAGGACATCAAGGCCAGTGTGACcgagctgatggccggaggagTGGAcacg acctCCATGACACTGCAGTGGGCTATGTACGAGCTGGCCCGCTCCCCGGGTGTGCAGGAGAGGCTTAGGTCAGAGGTCACTGTGGCCAGAGAGGCTTCTGGGAGTGACATCACCACCCTGCTCAAGAGCATCCCACTGGTCAAAGCAGCCGTGAAGGAAACGCTCAG GCTGCATCCCGTGGCGATCACcctgcagagatacacacagcggGAAACAGTGATCCAGAACTATCTTATACCCCAGGGG actCTGGTCCAGGTCGGGCTGTACGCGATGGGTCGTAACCCGGACATCTTCCCATCCCCGGAGCGTTTCTCTCCCGAGCGCTGGCTGGGCAGGGTATCCACCCACTTCAAAGGTCTGGGTTTTGGCTTCGGGCCCCGGCAGTGTGTAGGACGGAGGATCGCCGAGATGGAGATGCAGCTTTTCCTTGTACAC ATTCTGGAGAATTTCAAGATTGAGGTGAACAGAATGTCCGAGGTGGGGACGACCTTCAATCTTATCCTCTACCCGTCCAAACCCATCCTCCTGACCCTGCGACCCCTGAAATGA